Genomic segment of Salvia splendens isolate huo1 chromosome 12, SspV2, whole genome shotgun sequence:
TGAACTCTGAAGTTGCAGGTTGCTTCCACTGCTCGACAATTTCACCAACGTCTTCTAAATATCCGAGCATCAGATATGATGCAAGCACGCATACATAGTTCCTTCCTGTCATCTTTTGCCCAGTCATCCTCAGAGATTTCCAGATTTGGTCGAGTTTATCCTTGCTCCCCAAGCCCCCGTAGAGAATAATGAGGAAATCGTAAGATATCAGCTCTCTCTGCGTGATGCCTTTCTCACTTTCGACTAGGGAGCTGGAATCAGAACTGACTAGTTGAGTGGAGGTGATGTACAGCTTAGCCAGTTTCTGATATCTAATCCAGCTTTCGTCGCAGCCCGGATCAACAATCATCGTGTCAAGAATCCTCCTCGCCTCATCCAGGTCCAGAGCTGCAGCACACGAACTCACCCAAAGATTATATGTGAATAGATCAGGTGCAACGTTCTGGCATTTCATGTCTCTGACGATTAGGGATACCTTTTCCAGCTGTCCGACCGACATGTATAAAGTCATGAGCTCGTTGAAAGTGATGGCGCTCAATGAGAGGTTTTCTCCCTTCATTGTCTCGTAGAGAGCCTCTGCCTTCTCAACCAGCTTCGATCCAGCATAGCAATGAAGGAGAGCAGTGTATGTTTCGCTCGTTTTTGCTGAGGAAGGCAGCGCTTCAAAGTAGCGTTCAGCAGCATCAATGCCGAAAACTTGGGTCATCAGGTCTATGCGGACTGCATAATCGGAGTCAGATATTTGATATTCCTCGTGACTAACTATCCACTCTGAAATCTGCAAGTTTATATCGTGCAAAGACTTGTTCATTGCGTTAAAATCACAAACAAGAATCACAGCGGCAAATAAAATGGTTTATCTTCGAAAATCATAAACTAGCTCAGAGATATTTGTGCCAACAATAAACAGGAAATCAACTGCTCAAGAATAAAGGAAAAAAGCTCTATCGTGGCATTTGTGAATGAAGACCTATAAAGTTATTCACACTGTTTAATTTAACCATGTAGAACAACCTAAGGCTATTCACAATAAAGTTATCTGACCTTTTATCCTATAAACAAGTAGTTGACttgttttttaaacaaaaattgTGTTTGCTTAGTTAATGCCTTAATGGTAATATGTTAATTAGTTCGAGACAAAGAGATCTTATAAGACTTAGACTGAGCTTCAGAATTTTACCAAACAGCTCCAACAAGTACCAATATATTTGATCCACAATCAAAAGGATTACAAAATGCCCTGTTAGTAAAGAGTGAAGAAGTGCACCTAGACATGAGAAGAGAAAACATACAACAAAGGTTCAACATCTATATTAGCTAGACTTGAAGGTTTTGTGATGGACACTTTTCGAACATTATCATGCAGAAAGGCTGTGATTCGATATGGTAAAAGCCTGGAACCCACTTCCTGTACAAACAGGAAAGAAAGAATTGCCAATAACGGCAATTCTCTATTTTCAGTCAAATAAGTCCATCGGCCTTAAGCAGTCAGCACAGAGAAAACTATTCACTATCATACTCCACTCAGTTCACATAAACAGAACCTTTAGGTTATATGAGCTACAGTTTGTGAAAGAGCATGAATTGTGCACAAGCATCACCGAATCTACATGCTCAAAGTGCAACCCGTATTGGTCGCTCAGTGGAGAGCGCCGCTTCATCATCACTTCACTTCACATGCTCAAAAACCAAAATGATCTCAACAGTGAAAGCAGCTAATTACTTCACAAATGTAAACTTTTCGTGACTTTATCCTTTCAACTCGACTAAAGTTCGATACTAACACAGTCCTGATCAGCAAACAACATAAATCGCAACAAAAATGTAATCTTTTCTTTACACATTTATTGTATAAACCTACAAGTACAACTCGACTAAAGCTCGGTATCAACACAGTCCCGATCCGCAAACAGCATTAATCGCCCAAACCTTTTCAAGCCGAAGATGTTCACCTTTCTCATACAAAGATCAACAACCAACATGCTCATATATTAAGACCAATCACACCATTTCCCTTGACATATTAATGAATAAGAACAAAAAACGACAAAGCAACACAAAATAACTAGCAAAATCTAGAAAAAAATTCATCACGAAAaccacacacaaacacaaattagGATTAGGGAACAAATCCAGACCTAATAGAAAGGGGGTAAAGGTTAGAGACCTCAAGAGCGTGCTTGAATCGGCGCGAACGGCGGAGGTCTCTGGAGATGCTACGGAGATCGGAAAGGGGAATTGCGCGGCCTTCGCCGACCCATTTCTCCAATACATTAGTGACGCTTCTCTTCGGGAGGCGCAGCCTGAAAATTCTACTCTTCAAATCATCTTCTACGTATTCAACCACCGTCTCTTCCTGTGCAGCCGCGACGGATTCCTCTTTAACGGCTTCGATGCTTGAAGAAATGGATCTCGATAGGGTTCTACTGCCTCTCACTCCATTCCTACACGCAAAATTCAATTGATTTTAGCAAGCAAAATTGCGTTGCTGGAAATTGGGAGTAAGGAAAAGGGGAAAGATTTTTACCTAGTGAGAGTGTGGAAGAGGAATCGGGCGGCAGCCATTGATTTGTTGTAAGCTCGACTGTGTCACTGCTGAATTGAATGTTAgctgaaaattgaaatattcatTCTTCgatttcttctttttctatGGATAACAATTAGATATTTACACTATACATACAAAATGCTTTaccaataataaaaaattaacagtATTAAATGATTTATACGGAATGTATCAATTTGTAACATTAACTAAACTTTCTGTATGATATATATGAACTTAAAACTCTTTGtactaatttaaaaaaactctTGGTATCTATAATGTAATTACCCTGATAACAACATGCTTCATAATTTTAGTTTGGGATATTACTTCCTAAAAAATTTGACATTtcacaaatttaaaaattatgagTACAGGGATTTCTCTTGAtttaaaattccaataaaatttaaaagaaattttttaatttaggtaacacataaaacaacttcattttttatattgacGAAAATCCGCTAAAAAGCATAATTTGCGATTTTTGcaactaaattttaaattttaaaaatgatcaaatttcaattaaaatttataattttaaagacctatcaattatttttttcaattacaaatttaagAATAATCAAAGTAGCACAAAgctcattagagcatccgcagcggtggcggtcgtcgccaccgccgtccgtgccagcggcaaggagaaGGGtcgccgccgctggcacggcgctgctcgatgtatcgagcacgtctgtgccagcggacgcacacgtggcggcacgggattgggcaacggcgtagccgttgcattcaaatttttttttttaaaaatcggtatttaattataaataatgctaaaaaaatatattttccaaatcccaaaaatatggccgtttttttcccgttttttctgaattttttttattttttttttatttttttttcccaaaatcatctataaatacacacattcatcactcatttatcacatcaattcatctctcattcatcactcattcataattcttatacaaactatcaacacattcaaccttcactcaaaacatcaaatggatttcactcatctcatggcggaagcggagtgcgaagaacaagaatactacgaacaacatcgtgccgcttacgaagcatatgtcgcggcgaatacccccgttcatcctcctcaacgcactagatcaaatcgccgctacatccatcgtgaccgggagggagcccacgaaaggctcgttgccgactactttgccgaccatccgcggtttccggcagattacttcaggcgccgttttcgcatgtcaaagcgcttgttcatgcgaatagtcaacacattgtccgcacgtgttgaatactttcaaacaggtgtagatgcagccggccggcaaagtatcacggcgttgcagaagtgtacgtgtgccatccgacaactcgctactgggcaaacggccgacatcttcgacgagtatttgcatatcggtgagtccactggaatcctttgtttaaagaatttttgcgagggcgttcgttctgcttttggggatgaattccttcgggcacccacaaccgatgattgccaacggttgcttcgtcttcacgaatcagtccatggctttcccggaatgcttggcagcattgactgcatgcattggaggtggaagaattgtccgactgcttggagggggcaacacttaagcggtcacaaaggcggcggcccaacacttatccttgaggcggccgccgactatcgcctatggatttggcatgcatattttggcgttgccggatccaagaacgacttgaacgtgctctattcttcaccactcttcaatgatgtgatgaatggtgtagcaccggcgatcgacttcaccatcaacggaaatacataccgaatgggttactatctcgccgatggtatctacccaaggtggtcgacgttcgtgaagacgctccacaacccgcacaacccgagacgggttctttttgcgcagcgtcaagagtcagcgcggaaggaggtcgaaagagccttcggggtccttcaacctcgattcaacattgtgaaggccccggctcggctgtggtacgtgaataatatcgccgacatcatgttcacgtgtattatattacacaacatgattatagccgacgaagggccgagggcggctagcttctacgacgaggacgaagccggaagctcaacagcgaggtctcccccacgccgaggcgagcatacgacggttggccagaggatcgagacaagacacacaatgcgcgatactcgaatcaacaatcaactacaagaagacctaatcaaccacatgtggacgaaattcggcaacgagtagtggtttttttaatttttaggattttaattatgtaatgtttaattttatttatcatttgtaatatttattgtggtttttaaatgaattttaatattatggaaatgttattgtttaattgaattttaaattaattgtgctcgtccttgcggaagagcacagttgtgggtgttgtgctcttggcaGAGAGcatgcatgaatagtaccgcctgggcccacaaccgtgccgctggcaagagcacggttgtggatgctcttacaaatTCTATGGCACGCATAGCAAATTCAGAACCAAATcataacacaatttttcaataaaaaactTCACCCGGTCTTATAAAAAAGTATACATGTTTTGAGAAATAAGTGccccaaaaaaaaatgactcacttataacGGGACGGAGTACAAGTTATAAAAATTTTTACGAATTATTAATATTCATTCGCAAAATTATtcttttagtattttatttttaataaagtttttctttttaataaagtgaatcttattttactatctttcttattttatttgtacTTCATATTCTACTATATTTCTTTTACGTATTAATAATATTCATTCACAAAGATTATTTTTGTTAGCCGGATGGTAATAATTAATTGTAAAAGTGGTGAATCTATGGTAATTTTATGTTTAGAATATCAAAATGGAGTATTATGTTTATAAAAATTTGAATGTACATGATGGGCCATCTTGGGAATTAAATTATCTCAGGAAATTGTTGGCCCTTGAGATGGTCATTCTGTTTAATTTGGTCTAATTACTTTAAGGccattgatttttaaaattactaaaattTTGGCTTAATTCTAGtggagtactccctccgtcccacttaagatgaccaCATTTTTtagtggcacgagattttaggaagtgttgttaggtagaataaagtagagaggaaaaaatgtagttgaatattttaatgaggagagagaggagatgaggttattttcaaaattggaaagtggacatcttgattgggacaaacaaaaaaggaaagatgaccatcttgaatgggatagagggagtactattttttatgaattttaaaattgttttaaaattttacaaacttaatattttgtgtgttgttTTCTAACTAGACTAAAATAAGACATTTTTAGCGAAAACTTAGTCTACGTGGATAATCGTGATAGTTTATGATAgactatttttaaatttcttaacaaaaagaataaaaatcacATAGAAAGTCACGTACATTAGTCCGATATTATTGATCCACCATGAAAATATAACACGAGCAAACCATCCTTACATAAACACTGTTCTTCTTGATAAGAAAACAGATAGGAGTAGTTTTATTACACGTACACAATATTGTCATTATTTGACTTCCTCTAATTAGGTAAATTAATATCGACCTTAATAATGTACTATCTTTTGTTCATCAAGCATCGACATGCCGTTGTAAGGACGGATGTACTGAGACTCCATATATTCTTGATAGTTCATAGAACGATAGTTGGCGCGGCCATCCCGCTCCACCAGCCGAGATGCCGGCCCCACCACCACATCGCTGCCCGGACCGTTTCCAACAGTAACCGTCAATCTCTCTCTTTCCTTGTTCACCACCACTCTATGCAAATCGCTCTTGCATCTCCCGTTGCTAAATATCTGCATCAAACAATTCTAattaatactacctccgtccataaaaaatagagaCCCCACATATCATATTAAATGTGGACCTCACAATTCACTAACACTATTTCCAccactttttctcttcatctctcttactttatcaattgcacATAAATTAAAACCTGTGTCATTTATAACTTTATCTATCttttgtggacggaggtagtactacCTCTGTCCTGTCGTGCCACAAGtgagacattttttttttctagcaccaggattaaaaaaatattgtttagTGAGTACAATGGCGAGAATAAAGTAGGTTACCTCAAGGTGTTCGCCAACATTGACTATCATACACTCTGGGGGAGGATTAACTTCAAACCATTGGCCTTGACGGTCGGTCTGTAAGCCGGGCTCTCCATCCCGGACGGCCAATATAGTGAAGAGACCCGTGTCGTTATGTGGTGGCAACCCTAGTGTTTTATCTGGCTGAGGGCATGGTGGATAGAAACTTGCACCTAACTTTTGATGGCTCGATTTCAACTCCAAAGCTTCCTCCACGTAGTCACGGTCGAGCTCCATGGATTCTGCTATCGCTCCCACCATTTCTCGGACCATTTTCCGGACTCTTTCCGTGTAATCCTCCACAATTTCCCtgcaacataaaaaaacaattactcatgaaaatcttatatTCCCGAAACTGAAAAATGGCAAACTCAAATAAATGTTTGTGCCATTATGGGCTTTAAATTTGAGCCAAGATCGATACAGCACTGCTCGAATCCaattagataaaaataaaacccGATCAAAGAAAATTTTGAAGGTTTTGACTTTGAGGGAGGATCCTgacatataaaacaaaataaatataacaatttCCACATCAATTAGATAAAAATCCAACCCAATCAAAGAGAATTTTAAAGGTTTTGAGGGAGGATcctgacaaataaaataaaataaaatgaatataacaATTTCCATCTGTATAAAGAAAGTACTAAAAACAATTACTATATCAATtataactaattaatttttagGAATTTCTAAACCCTAACCCGGAATTTCTAACAACTTTATATGAGCTACCTTAATGGTTGGGGTTTGGAGGGGCAATGAAATTCAGGGTGCACATGGATCTTGAGAAAATCCCTCCACAAAGTGAAAGTCTGGTTGGAAGTAGTCTTCACGTTGAAGTTCCCACAGACGATcggggaagaagtacttttccCCTCGTACTGCTTTTTCTCGTCGTCAGGCAAGCTGAAAAACTCCCTCACCATTGCAAACAATGATGCAATCAACTCATCCGGAAGCCCATGATTCACCAGCTGCACTCACAAACAATATTACTAATTATTAAACATAGGgtaaatcttaaaaaaaattatgaaatttgatcaaataaTAGTTCGGcatcaactttaaaaattagacagaaaaactataaaatttgaaattgttctttgattaaatttttgtcaataaattaaataatgttgTCTATtcttaaaaggaaaaaaattataatatattatacaCATGAGACCTTAATAAATCCTGTTGATTTTCCAAGTTGCatatttgaccaaattttataaCTTTTTAAGGTAATTTGCCCTGATTAATTAAGACATAAAACATGATCATGATCTTGATCTTACAAAGAAAACCCCCCAATCCGCGCATGCTCGGGCGAGTTCAGCAACGGCTTTAGAGCGTCGTTGAGGGTCCGTGGAGGTGAGGGCGGAGTAGTCGATGACAGGGAGCGATTCGCAGCTCGTAGCGCTTGTGTCATTGCCGCCTCCGAGTTCGAGGTTATATTTGGAAGGGAGATGTTTGAGATCGGAAGAATCTACAATGGATTGAACCGATTTCTTGAACTCAAAGGGGTGATCAAAACAAGTATCATCAGCTGACGAGGTTTTAGAAACTGCAGCTGCTgccatcttttttttttctttttccaaatTTAATATGGGTTTAGTGTATAATTAAGCCTTGATCATCGActgtatatatagagagagttgAATTCTGggttttattaattaatgtgtCCAAGTTTgtcaaaaatcaagaaaattaagGGTTGGCAACTTGGCAATACATTTAATTTCTCCAAGTTGTTCATAGCTAGGAAGGTGATCGAAAGTCAAAAATAATATTCGTAAATTAATGTTTCCCATTCAAATCATCTGTTATGTCAAATGACCTAGCGTACAAAATGgactttaatttaattatggtAGTAGAAAATATGAGGCACGTAATTTGTCATAACgatattttattttggttaTTAGATCCATCATGATAATTCCTCAATGGATTTCCTCGTATACGTACATCTAGCCATTATTTTTAAAGGAAAGTAATCAAAGCAAattctatatattgtacaaactccaaattatgATCTGTACcataagaaaatgtcaacagatgacaaaataatagcaactataaatgtcaacacagtttcaacagttgatgctgtgttgacatcgtgttgatattgtgttggcgttgtattgacattgtgttgacatcaaaatcttgaaattttatactgtgttgacattgcATTGACTTTGTTTTGACACTGTGTTGAAACGTTTggaatttgtacaatatatgagtttgcattttatcactaccttatttttaaaattgtcaACTCTTTTCTTGAATAAAACAAATCTCTAATCTCCAAGTGGGTTGAaccattaaataaaattattaaaacaagctgttaaaaaatatatgtaaatgTTGGTCATAAAGATAATGCAAATGTACAAGACTTTTCATGTTCACCTAAACGGCGAAAAATTTGTTTAACTTAAATGCTAGAGAAGAAAAGACAAAACAAAAGTGCAAAACTTATTGAAAAGGCCGGTTTCtgaaatatataaaagaaattatattttcttaaaGTTGTTTAATTGTTCATCATAAGTCATTTTCCACTAtagatatattattattattactccgTTGGTTAAAATATTGATAAGAGAAAAACCTCTTATCGACAGATTCCAAGGCAAAAGAAGTCGCGAAGAAACAGAGCTTCGTGGGAAACTTGCgtgtaaagtaaaataaagtaggcAAATAACTTGTTATTTCATAAAGAGGAATAATGAAAAACAAGGCCTATTTATGATAACCAAGGAGCCTAGGGTTGAAATGAAATGAGGTTATAGATAACAAACATAGTTTTATTACAAACTAGGAAAGAACCGACCAAAGAAAAATTAGAAATGAAATGAGCTTATAGATAACAAACTTAGTTTTATTACACAAGTATTGtagtaaatattttatttcctcaAATTAGGTAAATGTTGAATTTCGTCCTTAAATCTTTTGTTCATCAAGCAAGGACATGCCATCGTAAGCACGGGTGAACTGAGACTCGACATATTGTAGATACTTCATTGAGCGATAAAAGGCGCGTCCATCCCGCTCTACTAGAGGGCCGGCTGGCCCCACCATCACCTCTTTGCCCGGACCATGCCCCACCGCAATCGACAGTCTCTCTCTTTCCTTGTTCACCACCACTCTATGTCGAGAGCTCTTGCATCTTCCGTTGCTAAATATCTATGCCAAATAATTCCAACTAATAATGCTTATCGtaaaaacataattttttttaaaaaaatcactgtattcataattcaaattttcatttttttcaaattttatgtaaattgtTATGCAAATGCCCTATCGATAATTTGAATCCCCTAAAATCTattctttataaataaatagtttATTAGTAttgctttaccaatttttttttactatatagatagatataggaaaatgaacaaaataaaagtacaccTCAATACAGAAATGCAAACCTAATCGTGGCCTAAGATTAGGCAATCTGATGGTccataattaaccaaaaatacgGAAGATCATTATTAAGTTTTAGGAAATTTTAAAAACGTC
This window contains:
- the LOC121759674 gene encoding 2-oxoglutarate-dependent dioxygenase 19-like is translated as MAAAAVSKTSSADDTCFDHPFEFKKSVQSIVDSSDLKHLPSKYNLELGGGNDTSATSCESLPVIDYSALTSTDPQRRSKAVAELARACADWGVFFLVNHGLPDELIASLFAMVREFFSLPDDEKKQYEGKSTSSPIVCGNFNVKTTSNQTFTLWRDFLKIHVHPEFHCPSKPQPLREIVEDYTERVRKMVREMVGAIAESMELDRDYVEEALELKSSHQKLGASFYPPCPQPDKTLGLPPHNDTGLFTILAVRDGEPGLQTDRQGQWFEVNPPPECMIVNVGEHLEIFSNGRCKSDLHRVVVNKERERLTVTVGNGPGSDVVVGPASRLVERDGRANYRSMNYQEYMESQYIRPYNGMSMLDEQKIVHY
- the LOC121759687 gene encoding pentatricopeptide repeat-containing protein At5g09450, mitochondrial, which produces MAAARFLFHTLTRNGVRGSRTLSRSISSSIEAVKEESVAAAQEETVVEYVEDDLKSRIFRLRLPKRSVTNVLEKWVGEGRAIPLSDLRSISRDLRRSRRFKHALEISEWIVSHEEYQISDSDYAVRIDLMTQVFGIDAAERYFEALPSSAKTSETYTALLHCYAGSKLVEKAEALYETMKGENLSLSAITFNELMTLYMSVGQLEKVSLIVRDMKCQNVAPDLFTYNLWVSSCAAALDLDEARRILDTMIVDPGCDESWIRYQKLAKLYITSTQLVSSDSSSLVESEKGITQRELISYDFLIILYGGLGSKDKLDQIWKSLRMTGQKMTGRNYVCVLASYLMLGYLEDVGEIVEQWKQPATSEFNGTMCNKLAVAFEEIGMADTAAGFRVILREKGCDPTEEPR